One segment of Rubripirellula amarantea DNA contains the following:
- a CDS encoding PSD1 and planctomycete cytochrome C domain-containing protein, giving the protein MFRFCSLFNALAATGVIGLLTVPSLLAEHPDDNLVDFRTQVQPILSDRCFHCHGPDAQNQDSAFRADSRENLFADLGGYFAVVPGNVDESEIHLRIHSDDEELLMPPPDSNRSLSKEEKATIDLWIQQGAPYQGHWAFEKPVKTDPPDVNGKWGSHPIDCFIAEKLASHGLTPSPSADPSTLLRRAALTLTGLLPPQELSQAYLADPSDEAYAEAIDELLSSDAYAERQTLRWLDAARYADTDGYQVDQERTNWPWRDWVVKAFRENMPFDQFTIEQIAGDMLPNAIESQQIATAFNRNHRQNNESGALAKEFFVENVIDRVETTSTVWLGLTFGCSRCHDHKYDPLTQREFYQMFAYFNNIGESGIGKGVNANPTLKTSSPLVDVPENLRAAMKEANRNLTIAEKDFNQRLSGLIESLETKVNEAIGLNEDAAPTLGLEADLVSALQVTAEKRTYQHKKVLREHFERLDEPLMDARRVARNAEQELKQIGAAPATIMVMREKSGEPTPAYLLARGQYDAPVMDTPLSRGVPTWLLANQDSKQPANRLELARWLVSPDNPITARVIVNRIWQDHFGIGLVSTANDFGIQGERPSHPELLDWLAVEFVESGWDIKAMHRLIVTSQTYRQSSKADPKQIANDPKNRLLSRGPRYRADGFTIRDLALQASGLLDETVGGPSVKPYQPKGLWETVAADAGTTYTPSGPEGLYRKSMYTYWKRAVNPPRQIIFDAGGREVCSVAANRTNTPLQALVLMNDPTFIESARKLAERVLSLAYSENNDTAKDDANVTQMYRIAVSQPCSDKTIDVLIKNLNYFRKHYAAKPDDAEKLLAVGQSVSNDALDRIELAAMTAVAHLILNTDEFMSIE; this is encoded by the coding sequence TTGTTCCGATTCTGCTCTCTTTTCAATGCGTTGGCTGCAACCGGAGTCATTGGTTTGCTGACTGTGCCGAGTCTGCTTGCCGAACATCCTGATGACAATCTTGTCGACTTTCGAACCCAGGTGCAGCCGATTTTGTCGGATCGCTGTTTCCATTGCCATGGCCCTGATGCTCAGAACCAAGATTCCGCATTCCGCGCAGACAGCCGAGAAAACTTGTTTGCGGATTTAGGAGGATACTTTGCTGTCGTTCCTGGCAATGTCGACGAAAGCGAAATTCATCTACGCATCCACAGCGATGATGAAGAACTACTAATGCCGCCGCCGGATAGTAATCGATCTTTGTCGAAAGAAGAGAAGGCGACCATCGATCTTTGGATTCAACAGGGAGCTCCCTACCAAGGACACTGGGCATTTGAGAAACCGGTCAAGACCGATCCACCGGACGTAAATGGGAAATGGGGTAGCCATCCCATTGATTGTTTCATTGCTGAAAAATTGGCAAGCCATGGTTTGACGCCGTCTCCTTCCGCAGACCCCAGCACTCTGCTGCGCCGCGCGGCGCTAACGCTGACCGGATTGCTTCCGCCACAAGAGTTAAGCCAGGCTTACTTGGCCGACCCGAGTGATGAAGCCTATGCCGAGGCAATCGATGAACTGCTTAGTAGTGATGCCTACGCCGAACGTCAAACGTTGCGTTGGCTCGACGCAGCAAGGTACGCCGACACCGATGGCTATCAGGTCGATCAGGAACGGACGAATTGGCCGTGGAGAGATTGGGTGGTAAAAGCGTTTCGCGAAAACATGCCGTTCGATCAGTTTACGATCGAACAAATCGCTGGCGATATGCTTCCCAACGCCATCGAATCGCAGCAGATCGCGACCGCCTTCAACCGCAATCACCGTCAAAACAATGAATCCGGTGCATTGGCAAAAGAGTTCTTTGTTGAAAACGTCATCGACCGTGTGGAAACGACATCGACGGTTTGGCTTGGCTTAACGTTTGGATGTTCACGCTGCCACGACCACAAGTACGACCCGCTAACGCAGCGTGAGTTCTATCAGATGTTCGCTTACTTCAACAACATTGGCGAAAGTGGAATCGGTAAGGGTGTGAACGCTAACCCAACCCTGAAGACATCGTCGCCGTTAGTCGACGTGCCGGAGAATCTTCGCGCGGCGATGAAGGAGGCGAATCGAAACTTGACGATCGCCGAGAAAGACTTCAATCAGCGGTTGTCAGGACTGATCGAATCACTTGAAACCAAAGTGAACGAAGCGATCGGCTTGAATGAAGATGCCGCACCAACACTTGGCCTCGAAGCGGACTTGGTATCGGCACTACAAGTAACGGCGGAAAAGCGAACCTATCAACACAAAAAAGTGCTGCGGGAACATTTTGAACGTCTCGATGAACCGCTCATGGATGCTCGAAGAGTGGCTCGTAACGCTGAGCAAGAACTCAAGCAAATCGGTGCGGCACCCGCGACGATCATGGTGATGCGTGAAAAGAGTGGTGAACCCACTCCGGCGTACCTCCTCGCTCGCGGCCAATACGATGCCCCCGTGATGGACACGCCGCTATCACGAGGTGTTCCCACTTGGCTATTGGCTAACCAAGATTCAAAGCAACCTGCCAATCGCTTGGAACTTGCACGTTGGCTGGTCTCGCCGGACAACCCAATCACGGCTCGAGTGATCGTGAATAGAATTTGGCAGGATCACTTCGGCATCGGTTTAGTTAGCACCGCAAACGACTTCGGTATCCAGGGCGAGCGACCTTCCCATCCCGAATTGCTCGACTGGCTAGCAGTCGAATTTGTCGAGTCGGGCTGGGACATCAAGGCGATGCACCGCTTGATCGTGACCAGTCAAACGTATCGACAATCGTCAAAAGCAGACCCTAAACAAATCGCAAACGATCCGAAGAACCGCTTACTCTCGCGCGGACCTCGCTATCGCGCCGACGGATTTACGATTCGTGATTTAGCGCTTCAAGCCAGCGGACTTCTCGACGAAACGGTGGGCGGACCGTCCGTTAAACCGTATCAACCCAAGGGACTTTGGGAGACAGTGGCAGCCGACGCTGGCACAACCTATACACCCAGCGGACCAGAGGGCTTGTACCGCAAAAGCATGTACACGTACTGGAAACGAGCAGTGAACCCACCCCGACAAATCATTTTTGACGCGGGAGGGCGTGAGGTTTGTAGTGTCGCTGCCAATCGTACAAACACTCCGCTTCAAGCTCTCGTGCTAATGAACGACCCAACGTTCATCGAGAGCGCACGCAAGCTTGCTGAACGCGTTTTGTCACTTGCGTATTCTGAAAACAATGACACAGCAAAGGATGATGCCAACGTGACACAGATGTACCGCATAGCGGTCTCACAACCTTGTTCAGACAAGACCATCGACGTCCTCATCAAGAACTTGAACTATTTTCGAAAGCACTACGCGGCGAAACCCGACGATGCCGAAAAATTGTTAGCAGTAGGCCAATCAGTATCGAACGACGCCCTTGACCGAATTGAATTGGCTGCGATGACAGCAGTCGCTCACTTGATTTTAAACACCGACGAATTCATGTCGATTGAATGA